Proteins encoded in a region of the Limanda limanda chromosome 17, fLimLim1.1, whole genome shotgun sequence genome:
- the LOC133022982 gene encoding growth hormone secretagogue receptor type 1-like — protein MDLMEEGNVSCGVKNCSTPGFWRNCSNQDCQTGESIFGFIELVCVTVIFISLIIFGLLGNTLTLLVVWLRPNMRSSAYLYLSSMAVSDLLNLLLLPQDILKLWTDLEVGVFVCKLFVFLSECCTYCTMLHITFLSLERYLLVCWTITSKMLVTRRRTLAVIGCLWLGAAVSAAPFLVMMEVDHKGQEDEIDVCRLSKSSVSSGLMLAILILYNLYFLVPLCTLGLVYILIERTLRLRPQSSSKDKSHRHAIKMLGVIVLAFVLCWLPYIVGLTMTYVSLTAGSNSTHNNAYTDSTPNNTLTEKYLYYILFAWILSRLSAAINPLVYNLMSARHT, from the exons ATGGATCTAATGGAGGAGGGAAACGTGAGCTGTGGAGTTAAAAACTGTAGCACGCCAGGCTTCTGGAGAAACTGCTCCAACCAAGACTGCCAGACGGGGGAATCAATATTTGGATTTATTGAGTTAG tgtgtgtgacagtgattttcatttcactgataATCTTCGGCCTTCTTGGAAACACACTGACTCTTCTGGTGGTTTGGCTTCGCCCAAACATGAGAAGCTCCGCATACCTCTACCTGAGCAGCATGGCTGTTAGTGACCTgctgaatctcctgctgctgcctcaggATATATTGAAG CTCTGGACAGACTTGGAGGTAGGAGTCTTTGTCTGTAAGCTGTTTGTGTTCCTCTCAGAGTGCTGCACCTACTGCACCATGCTCCACATCACCTTTCTCTCCCTGGAGAGGTACCTGCTTGTCTGCTGGACAATCACCTCAAAGATGCTGGTGACACGTCGCAgaaccttggctgtgattggctgcctcTGGCTGGGTGCGGCTGTCAGTGCAGCACCATTTTTGGTCATGATGGAAGTGGATCATAAGGGACAAGAGGATGAAATCGATGTGTGCAGATTATCAAAATCCTCAGTCTCCTCTGGCCTCATGTTGGCCATATTAATTCTCTACAACCTGTACTTCCTGGTACCCCTGTGCACCCTTGGACTGGTCTACATCCTGATTGAACGGACTCTGAGGCTCCGTCCACAAAGCAGCAGTAAAGACAAGAGTCACCGACACGCAATCAAGATGCTGG GAGTGATCGTCTTGGCCTTCGTCCTGTGCTGGCTGCCCTACATCGTCGGTCTAACCATGACCTATGTTTCTTTGACAGCCGGTTCTAACAGTACACACAATAACGCATACACTGACAGTACTCCAAataacacactgacagaaaaataCTTGTATTATATCCTGTTCGCCTGGATCCTCTCCCGTCTCAGTGCTGCCATCAACCCTCTGGTGTACAACCTGATGTCTGCCAG GCACACGTAA